The region GAGGCCGCCGCGCTTTGAATACCGGCTGACCCCCAAGGGCATGGGGCTTTATCCGGCCGTCGTCGCGCTGCTTGATTGGGGCGACGAACATTATTCAGATGCCGCCGGTCCGCCCATTCTGCGCCGCCATACAACCTGCGGCCACGACTTTGCCGGTATGCTGCATTGCAGTCACTGCCATGAGCCTGTGACCCCGCATGATGTGGAGGCGCGCAAGCGCACCGCAGACAACCGCTTTGCCGAGGTAAGGCGCGGGCCGGTCAACCGCCGCGGAAGCTGATATTTCGCTGGCAGCGGCTGCTGTGCTAGCGTTTCAGTCAGCCGGCATCAAATAGCCGGAGAACACAATAAGCACGCCGCTCTTCGCCATCGGCATTGCTTTGCAGTGCAATAGGGGGTGTGCGGACCAATGGATGCTTTTTTGTACTCAATGGAATGGGTGCTGCCGCTGCGCAGCGAGTGGGCGACGCCTATCGCAAAGGGCTTCACGTGGCTGGGCTACGCGCCGTTCTTTCTGATCTTTCTGCCCATCGGCTATTGGCTGTGGGACCGGGCCATGTTCACCCGTCTCACTGCGCTTGTTGCCATCACTGCTGTCGTCAACGGCTGGTTCAAGGATCTCTGGCAGGATCCGCGACCTCCGGCTGAAATCCAGCTCGACGGACAGGTGACAGGTTCTCCCGGCCGTCCGTCGGGGCATACCCAGGTTGCTGTCGTCATGTGGCTGTGGCTGGCCTATGAAGTGCGCCGCCCGTGGATGTGGGGGGTGTGCATTGTGCTTGCCGTCGGCGTCAGCTTCAGCCGTCTGTATCTGGGCGTGCATGATGTGGACGACGTGTTGACCGGCACGGCGCTGGCGCTGCTAACGCTTGCGCTGTTTGCCTGGTTGGTGTCGCCGTCAAACTCCCTTGTCATGGCGCTACGCCGGGCACCGGTTGCTCAGCTCATTTTGGTGTTTGCTCTTGTGCCGCTTATTGCAGCGCTTTGGCCAACCGCCGTTGAAGCGGCAGACCGTGCAACCCATACAGGCTCCGGGCCGATCCTCTCCGTGATGTTCATGCTGGCGGGCTGGCTGGCCGGTGCGGCACTCGACACGCGTCTGGCCCCTGACCGCGCACGGTCGGCGTGGTGGCAGATGGTCATCATGGCAGTTGCAGGCATCGTCGTGTTGTTTGTGCTGCGCGATGCAATCGAGGCGGCGGGAACATCCCTTGGGCTGTCAGATGACGTCACCGGCTGGGTCGGCGGCACCATTCTGGGCTTTTACATGACGGGTCTGGCCCCCATCGCGTTCAGGGCCGCGCGGTTGATGCGCTAGTCCACCAGCCGCCAGTGAATGCTTTCGCCTGCGTGGAACGGCACGATTGCGATGTGTCCGTCCTCAATCACGTCGGGCACTGCATGGGCGGTGCGTTCAAGGGTGACGGTGCCGTCATTGAGCGGCAGGCGATAGAACTGCGGGCCGAACTCGGAGGCGAAGCCTTCAAGTTTTGCCAGCGCGCCTTCCTCCTCAAAGGTCTGCGCGTAGCTTTCAATCGCCACAGGTGCACTGAAAATGCCTGCGCAGCCGCAGGCGCTTTCTTTTTCTGATTTGTGATGCGGCGCTGAATCCGTACCCAGAAAAAACTTGTGGTTGCCCGACGTTGCGGCTTTGCGTAACGCCTCGCGGTGCTTGCGCCGCTTGGCAACGGGCAAACAATACGCGTGAGGCCGCATACCGCCCGCAAACATGTCGTTGCGGTCTATGCGCAGATGATGCGCTGTTATGGTGGCGGCAACATTCGGCCCGGCCTCGCTAACAAACACAACCGAGTCTTCCGTCGTGATGTGCTCCAGCACCACCCGCAGCGCCGGGAAATCTTTCAGCATCGGGCCAAGCGTTGTCTCCAGAAACACCGCCTCGCGGTCAAAAATATCGATCTCCGGCGACACGACCTCGCCGTGGATCAAAAGCGGCATACCGATGGTCTGCATCCGCTCGAACACCGCGGACAGTTTTTTAACGTCCGTGACGCCTGCCGCCGAATTGGTGGTGGCGTTCGCCGGGTACAGCTTGCACGCCGTGAACACGCCCTCGCGAAAACCGCGCTCAATCTCGTCGGCATCAATGTCGTCGGTCAGGTAGGCGGTCATCAGCG is a window of Pyruvatibacter sp. DNA encoding:
- a CDS encoding helix-turn-helix domain-containing protein, with translation MKWDDLPNEQCSMARTSVVLGDRWTLVILSDIFLGVRRFEDFQKRLGISRTTLANRLRLLEQHGVLTQRQYEERPPRFEYRLTPKGMGLYPAVVALLDWGDEHYSDAAGPPILRRHTTCGHDFAGMLHCSHCHEPVTPHDVEARKRTADNRFAEVRRGPVNRRGS
- a CDS encoding phosphatase PAP2 family protein, which codes for MDAFLYSMEWVLPLRSEWATPIAKGFTWLGYAPFFLIFLPIGYWLWDRAMFTRLTALVAITAVVNGWFKDLWQDPRPPAEIQLDGQVTGSPGRPSGHTQVAVVMWLWLAYEVRRPWMWGVCIVLAVGVSFSRLYLGVHDVDDVLTGTALALLTLALFAWLVSPSNSLVMALRRAPVAQLILVFALVPLIAALWPTAVEAADRATHTGSGPILSVMFMLAGWLAGAALDTRLAPDRARSAWWQMVIMAVAGIVVLFVLRDAIEAAGTSLGLSDDVTGWVGGTILGFYMTGLAPIAFRAARLMR
- the pyrC gene encoding dihydroorotase; its protein translation is METLTLRRPDDWHVHLRDGEMLALAANFTARQFARAIVMPNLVPPVTTVAAATHYRDRIRHAVRPDHGFTPLMTAYLTDDIDADEIERGFREGVFTACKLYPANATTNSAAGVTDVKKLSAVFERMQTIGMPLLIHGEVVSPEIDIFDREAVFLETTLGPMLKDFPALRVVLEHITTEDSVVFVSEAGPNVAATITAHHLRIDRNDMFAGGMRPHAYCLPVAKRRKHREALRKAATSGNHKFFLGTDSAPHHKSEKESACGCAGIFSAPVAIESYAQTFEEEGALAKLEGFASEFGPQFYRLPLNDGTVTLERTAHAVPDVIEDGHIAIVPFHAGESIHWRLVD